Genomic segment of Apium graveolens cultivar Ventura chromosome 7, ASM990537v1, whole genome shotgun sequence:
actacgaactggaaagggatgggtagtgagaagcaaaagttataatgctagaagctataatgagaatctgcgcaatagacttgaaagaatttggaatgatcacttaacgcggattgagttatcttacgacaatagatcatatgtcattatcgagatatcgccttatgagatccttgagggaagacaatgtcgatctcccttatgttaggatgaagttgtagagcgcaagatacttggaccagcagtggtccaaaggaccaaggattcaatagatttaatcagaggacggctggtagtagcccaagatggacataagaagtatgttgatttgacacgaaaggataaggaatgggaagtaggggacctagtgttgttataggtattcccttggaaggggttaatgagattcagaaagaaaggaaagctaagtccaccaattgttggacccttggatatattaagaagtattgggaagttagcatatgagctagccttaccccagaacatgtagcaagtcataacgtgttccacgtattaatgttaaggaagtgtaattcggatgccagacaaataggggcatatgagcgcatagtcatgcaacccgacgtaacctatatggagcaaccaggaagggttatagagtgaaaaggaataagtgcttaggagaagggttatcaaattattcagagtttgatggaagaaccacaatgtgggaaaatttactcgagagttagaaagtgcaatgctaagagagtatccctattcattttctatctgattccgggacggaatccttttaaggaggggagactgtaataaccccaatttttggaaatttttgaaacccttatgaatagtgtttttactgaatgagaaaacttttcatgccccactatgtagggattctattatggatattctgagattttattagtactctatatggtatataagtgtatgtaaagatcgtcagaatccaattccgaatactttgattttttcccaggaatccactagatacggaaagaattgagtataaggtaataggataaaaaggatttaaataaaaggattataagaaaggatcataaaaggattataatgtattgagaaaggttaaggaaactcaagtaataagatcccgggtatgatccctcaaacgagaaacgagaacgaaagttaagcgaaccgtataacagatcagcggtcattaggcaaacaattagaagctaatcaaagagattagaggggatgatgtcatccaaccaataagaagagggcaagaaagggatgatgacatagcaatgtgatgtaagcatgacataggagggaaggaagtgtggttgaatgataaccacacaaagtcaaggttaattaggtaattaacctaaaacaaatcaaaattcaaccaaccaagcaaaacatttcattttttttcatcaaacaaaacacaaaaccctccatttcttcatgaagctctcggcttctttcttagcaaaatgaagatccaagctccaccacttactatttagcaaggtatttatctaagcttccccatggatagttacgtacttcctataagtttaagcttctaattccaagccaatctttttttataaatcaaggaagaagatggtgaatagtaaccttcaagaaataactttggttttcttgatttttatgaaagttcaaggtagcttaagcatagatcaaggcttccatgggcattccaaggatctttcattgattaagaagcttcaaggaaggtataacatctccaaaccctagctttactttgtatattagaatgattttggttgatatggtattagagtagcttagtgattgtggtttagagttgggttggaagGGTGGTGAATGGATTGTggaaatcttatgatttggttaaagaatgtagtatagtttaaattcaagttttaagatttagtaaattgattataatgagttgatttggggctgttgtaatgtagtttggatggagttttgattgggttgtgaattggggttgaattgtggtggatttggaatggtttaaatttgggaaatcgcgtaaacatagccgtcgtaatgtccgatttgctttagactgcttttgttcaaaacattaggacccgagaactcccttccagattttgaccattgccatgtttagatagatcatgttacgagcttcattttgatatgtagttcgtttgattccgatgtacggtttaggagaaacgaccgttttaagtaacggcgttttgcgaatgaaacttttcccctcgccttactttgaaacataggttaaagaccaaaaacggttaattagtgtatgaaacaattatggtaagagtgttaggcagttggtaagacactcgcaaaggaatcgccttaaaactcgtaatggttaaattattaaaaatggtggagccgagggtactcgagtgacttaagagaatcagtaagtgcaaagcgagcgttagagtctaagttggttaatgtatagatttacaagtgactttggcttaattccaacttacttgttgtttataggttaccagactcgtcccgagccattcgtaacccccagtcgctcaggcaagttttctacccgttatactgttgttgtgatgtatatatgtatatgcattattttgtgatagatgcatgttggttaattaacaaatgttgcgatatattgaagcatgctgatatggtatatatatgcatgcctgtttcgtattcttgccatatatatctgttggttcagttgataatacctatgctagagaatagcagtaatttgcatatacccttagtatagggacccaaaggtgaaaacattttctaaaaccgggagtcgaggatcccgagtagattttatatatatatatatatttatatatatatatatggttatagttttcaaaactattaatcgaataaggtttattcgataactttattttattattgaatattatttcgaatattcatccgaggacttatgactcctttattttattattgaatattatttcgaatattcatccgaggacttatgactcctttattttattattgaatattatttcgaatattcattcgagggcttatgactcagcttattttatttattgaatattatttgaatattcatttgagaatctatgactccgattatttgctgagatatattctttattttattaaagaataaggtgtcgataatcaaactcacttttgattattcaaataaagataatactttcgtataggtaaatctttggttatttaatattcatttcaagtataagttttaaaacttctacttcaattatttttataaagattattctttatgggaatattatttaaataataatattcaaatattttctaatatattgggactgatttattttattaaatcagcattactccaaacattcttaaaaatgttttgcgagtcttcgaaatgattttaaaagtcagagcggatcccaaaacttatttttttatttaagatcctcctttcgaaggggatttaaatactcgctcaaaacctgagggatccggctctgtggtgtgttttatattcgcaacaaggttgctgtcttgataaaagagtttttgattacttacccaatactcgggaagtaaaattcttggaacaagttaatccattaacaggcatcgcctgggaaatatcggtgagttttcctttccaactagatacgacttcttggtggagccgtatcaacaagtttctacttggggaaagtggggacgagctttacgtttcagagtcatggatttcatctgaactaggagtggcgtaagtggtcgagtggtgccggcccagccttattatattggcccaaatggcctggaagttccgctaaggcggtccattccttaggagttcagtgttcggttgacaagtaaatccgacaggttctcctctacatgtagaaaatggtggggttgcactactacgactgatcatcgtaagtggtcttcctggtgcggcaaactcccgtaatgagttcatcatccaattggatatttctgcaacactacccagagcacttcgatagaaaggctacggttgggcgattgttgagtgttggcagggtcaagttttcaaaatgatgtttgcatcaaatgaaatatctcgtaacttcattttattttgatgatattttaaagatttaatctattcaaatctggtcttgtagtctcatctatgtgatgaactttggaaacttattataacttgaatggtgatagttcaagtatatatgtatatataaatactgaatgttttgcgacttcatcgcattaagatatcaacttggttcatttcttttgaccaagactttcatgagtactatgagaaggctcatatattgttaatcattatacatattattttggtgggcttgctgctcacccttgctttcttctttcatcacacgacatcagataggcaagatgaacatgaccaagctcccaattcgcgagcggataggaaacgttccgcagttttctataggcgttgatgtcgctgtagctgaggtaggaactaccaataggctaggctttcaacttttgatgtatcagattatgtatatttatgaattgtaataatggcaaagaaatgtaaatttattcagaaaaccttttaaggtgtattggcagataattgtggaataaaatgacttgtgattatttttggatgttcatctctgagactataacgtgtggtgtgtgtgtttattgtggggtcacagtacagagtagttgattaattattaagattgggtgttattaagagaaatggaactcatgacaacccggatccccgaccccggatttgggggtgttacagaagtggtatcagagctaagcgttataaacctcagagatgatgtgacgttaagataataagttcattaagataataagaactcttgccaagttcatagtcgggctacctaacgtagcaccgacagttaaaacccttatgggaacccttataaatgtagtgatagaagcgtagttcgttatcgtatatggtagcgggactccgaaccctgaggttgaggtgcaacaacgcgatgatgttttattacttattgaagatcagattgtggatccgatagagcgtcctaacgcaggaccagatgatgttcatattgaggatgtagcggttgaggatgttgtcctagaagggattgtggttgaggaggatcccgtggaggatcctgacaagaatgaataaaggaccactgtggaattgataaccatggttagagcgactaccagaggtaggattggtcggtcactaccagaggttcgttcaagtttgtaaagatagtagcccttttaacgcggcttactcataagactgagaagttcgaatagtTGGTCCGAACTAGTGGTTGCTtatttttacttagaaaattaattctaagtaaatatgtttgctctagtccagactcATAGTTGGTCCGAACTAGTGGTTGCTtatttttacttagaaaattaattctaagtaaatatgtttgctctagtccagactcATAGTTGGTCCGTACTAGTGTTTGCTtatttttacttagaaaattaattctaagtaaatatgtttgctctagtctAGACTCATAgttggtccggactagtggtttcttatttttacttcaaaaaataattttaagtaaatatgtttgctcgAGTCCAGACTTTTGattggtccggactagtggttgctgttttttactttaaaaattaattataattaaaaatgtTTGCTCTAGTCCAAACTTATGActggtccggactagtggttgcttatttttacttagaaaattaattctaagtaaatatgtttgctctagtaTAGACTCACGattggtccggactagtggttgcttttttGGATAATTTTAATAAATGTAAAGAGAGAGAAATGCTTTTCATTAATCTGAAATTTCAGTCATACAATATGTAAGGAAGAACAAACTGGTTGCTTGCCTTATTGGCTACAGGGTTTTGGTTGATTTGTTTGCTTTTCCTATTGGTAGAACTTCCTTAGCGTGAGTCCGTGCCAGGTATTGGGGACTTCTGAGCATCCATGTTTAGGAGTTTGTAGATTCCTGGTCTCAGGACTTCTTTGACCTtatatggtccttcccatttgggcattacTTTTTCAGTGTTTGTAGGATCTGATGCTTCAGTGTCTCGAAGAACTAAGTCTCCcacttggaagtttttgactctgGACTTTTTACTGAAGTGTTCCCTTGTCTTATCCTTGTATCTTTCCATCTTTTCTACATCATAGTTCCGGACCTCATCGATCAACTCCATATTTGTTCTGAGTCCTTCGTTGGCTTCTTCATCAAAGTTTATTGCTCTATGAGAAGGAGATCCCACCTCAACAGGAAACATTGCTTCTGTGCCATAAGCTAGTTTGAATGGAGTCTCTCCGGTGCTTGTCCTTgggcttgtcctgtaggaccaTAGTACGCTTGGCAGTTCTTCTGGCCATTTTCTCTTGCTTTCTTTGAGTCTCTATTCAATACCCCGGAGCAAGATTCTGTTGGTGACTTCTACTTGCccatttccttggggatatgctactgatgattttttgtgcttgatcccgcGCTCCTGAAGGTAGGACCCTAGTTATGATCCAATGAACTGTGGTTCGTTATCTGATACTAGGACTCATGGAATCCCGAATCTCATCAAAATgttgtccataaactttatgTAGTCCTGCTGATTTGTGGTCATCATTGCTTTCACTTCAACCCATTTGGTCATGTAATCAATTGAAACTAACAAGTACCCGAGGTCTCCTTTGTCCCGGGGAAAGGGTCCCATTATGTCAATACCCCAGACAGCAAATGAGATTGGTGATAGGACTGAGGAAGGTAGGACTGGGCTGATCCGGGACACATTGCTAAAGAGTTGGAATTCCTCGCATTTTTTCACGAACTCCATTACATCCTGGTGAATAGTTGGCCAGTAGTAACCTTGCCTtatgatcttatgagctagggcctttGCGGACATGTGATCTCCGAATATCCCTTCATGTACTTCCATTAAacagtactttgcttcttctggacCAACGCATTTTAGGATAAGAGATGAGAAAGTCCTGCAGTAAAGTAGTCCTTGTTCGAGGAAGAACTTGGCTGCTTTGGCTTTCTGTCTTTgggcctttcctttgtctcctAGGAGCTCCCCTTTCTCTAAGTAGTTGATGAAAGGGGTCATCTAGTTCTGGTTGCTTTCAATCATTAAGACTTCTTTGGAATCGATAGATGGTTTGTGAAGTTCTTTAAAGTAAATTGAGTAGTCCAGGTCTGATGAGTTCCGGACTAACTTGGATAGAATATCtgcttcctcattttcttctctACATAACTGCAGGACTTGATACTTCGGAATTGAAGCTAGATAACTTTGAACCAGTGCCAGAGTTGGGTCCTTTACTATGTATTCTCCgtttgtttgcttgaccactatctgggagtcgTTGTAGATTAATAAGTCCTGGACCCTCAGGGTCTAGGAGTTCTTTAGTCCTGCAATCAATGCCTCATATTCTCCTGGTTGTCTGTTGCCGGGAAACCGAAAGATATAGTTTTTTGAATGTTGAATCCCTCAGGACTTTTTAGTATAAGTCCGGCTCCCGACCTCTcgcttgttgaagaaccatctactTTCAAGGTCCAGGTTCTCGGATTTGCATCTTGGTTTGTCTCCGGATCTATGTTCATTGGCTTCGGTTCTTCTTCCGGAAAGTTGTattcgattatgaaatctgcAGGTGCTTGAGCTTTAATGGCAGTCCTGGGAATGAAGCTTAAATTGAACTGGCTTAACTCCACAACCCAATTTACTAGACTTCCCGAGACATCTGGCTTGTGAATCATCTTTCTAAGAGGCTGATTTGTGACCACTCCGATTTCTCTTCCTTGGAAGTAGTGTCTGAGCTTTCTTGATGTTGTGACCAAAGCATAGGTAAATTTCTCTAAACTTGGGTACCTGGTCTCCGCATCCTTGAGCACTTGGCTTATATAGTAAACTGGTTGCTGTTTTCAGATTTCTTCCCTGATCAGGGTAGCACCTACTTCTTGTGCTCCCGCGGATAAGTATAAATAGAGAGGCTCTCCTGGTTGagctttagttaggactggtggctgagAAAGGTAGGATTTGATGTCCTCAAATGCCTTTTGGCACTCCGGACTCCAGTTTACCTCTTTCTTGTTGCTTTCTCCCTTGAATAAATCGAAGAATGGTAAGCACCTCTCTGCTAGCTTTGAGACAAATCTCTTGAGTGCTGCTAGGGacctgctagcttctgcacatctttttgggtCCTGGGAGCCCTCATCTCTTAAATTTCTTTTATCTTCTCCGTATTAGCTTCTATTCCCCTGTTGCTGATTATGAATCCTAAGAATTTGCCTGTACCTACTCCAAAAGTACATTTCTCCGGATTCAGTTTAAGTTGGTTTTTCCTTAGGTTGTCAAAGCACTCGTTCAGGTCTTCTACGTGTCCTGGTATAGTTGTTGATTTGGAAATCATGTCGTCGACATATCACTCCAAGTTCCTCCCGATTTGGGACTTAAATATCTTGTTCATGGATCTTTGGTAAGTGGATCATGCGCTTGTCAGTCCAAATGGCAACATCACATAAGCATATACTGCTTTGTGAGTTATGAATGTTATCTTAGGTATGTCCTTCGggttcatcttgatctggttgtatctgGAGAaagcgtccatgaaacttagcatgatGTGTCCGGAGGTGGCATCTATTAATTGATCAATATTGGGGAGAGGGTATGGGTCCTTCaggcatgcatcattcaaatcagtgtagtccacacacattctccatttgtCGTTGGACTTATTAACCATGACAACATTAGCTAGCCACTCCGggtatttgatttctttgatgattcaTGCTTTAAATAACTTCTCCACTTCTTCGTCTATAGCCTTTTGCCTCTCCGGAGCGAAGTTCCTTCACTTCTGCTTGACTGGTTTTCTGTTGGGGTTGATATCCaagctgtgcattgctatggactAATATAGTCCGAGAATGTCTCTTGGACTCCAGGCGAAAATGTCTTTGTACTCCCGGAGCAAGGACACTAGTCTTTCTTTAAAGGACTCTTCGAGTCCTGACCCAACTTTCACCTTTTTGTTAGGACTGCTTTCATCAACCTGGACTTCTTCTGTTTTGACTGCAGCTTCGATTTTTGCTTGCTCTTTTTTTGAGACCATTTGATGAATTCGGTCTTCAGAGTTCTTTTTCAGGTAGAAGTTTACTTGTTCTGATCCTTTGTCTTTAGTTACATGCATTGTAGGACTAGCTTGGTCTAGGTACTGATTTGCCTTATCGACTATCATGACTTGGTTGTTTGTCGCTTCTTCCGGACTTGATATGTTCGTTTCTTGGACCGGACTTGATTCAATGAGTTGTACTTCTTTTGTTGTTTCTTCCCTTGGACGGGGTCGGTGTTTCTTTATACTTTGCTGTTTGCGAAGGACTGTGGCCTTCCTTTTGTTGTCCTAGTGGGTTTCTTCCATGACTAACTTCACTGTAATATGTTTCTGCAACTCCGTAATCTCCATTTATATCTCCGACTCTTGTCGGTGTTGGGAATTGATCTTGAGGtgggagattgaagttatcgCTTGCATCATGGTTAGAGCTGACCTGCCGATGATTCCATTGTATGATGAAGGAGTGTTGATGACACAGAACTTGATGACATGAGTTACTTGGTTAGGAGCAG
This window contains:
- the LOC141673658 gene encoding uncharacterized protein LOC141673658, producing MFPVEVGSPSHRAINFDEEANEGLRTNMELIDEVRNYDVEKMERYKDKTREHFSKKSRVKNFQVGDLVLRDTEASDPTNTEKVMPKWEGPYKVKEVLRPGIYKLLNMDAQKSPIPGTDSR